Proteins encoded by one window of Nocardia goodfellowii:
- a CDS encoding adenosylmethionine--8-amino-7-oxononanoate transaminase encodes MALTPDEITAIDAEHVWHPYGGFPATTEPLVVAGASGTRLTLADGRELVDGMSSWWAAVHGYRHPVLDAALLAQSQRMSHVMFGGLTHEPAARLAELLVELSPAGLEKVFLCDSGSVSVEVAVKMCLQYWRALGKPGKRRLLTWRGGYHGDTFSPMSVCDPDGGMHSLWTDVLAEQVFVPMPPADYQPGYVAELERAFAAHADELAAVIIEPVVQGAGGMRWHDPRYLTDLRRLCDTHGILLIFDEIATGFGRTGEFFAADHVGVSPDVMCVGKAITGGYLTLAAALCTARIAETISAGHGGLMHGPTFMGNPLACAVATASIELLLQRDWRAEVRRIESELRTGLAPAAALPGVREVRVLGAIGVIELEQPVDMRTATDAAVSAGVWLRPFRNNIYAMPPFISTTADIATITTGMLAAAAAQRRPAPAVGRA; translated from the coding sequence GTGGCTCTGACCCCTGACGAGATCACCGCCATCGACGCCGAACATGTCTGGCACCCCTACGGCGGCTTTCCCGCGACAACCGAACCGCTGGTAGTCGCCGGCGCGTCGGGCACGCGTCTCACCTTGGCCGACGGCCGCGAACTCGTCGACGGTATGAGCTCATGGTGGGCCGCCGTCCACGGCTACCGGCACCCCGTCCTCGACGCGGCTCTCCTCGCGCAGTCCCAGCGGATGAGTCACGTGATGTTCGGCGGCCTCACCCACGAACCCGCCGCGCGCTTAGCCGAACTGCTTGTCGAGCTCTCGCCTGCAGGCTTGGAGAAGGTGTTTCTTTGCGATTCGGGTTCGGTGTCAGTCGAGGTCGCCGTGAAGATGTGCCTGCAGTACTGGCGCGCCCTCGGCAAGCCCGGCAAACGCCGACTGCTCACTTGGCGCGGCGGCTACCACGGCGACACCTTCAGCCCGATGAGCGTCTGCGATCCGGACGGCGGCATGCATTCGCTGTGGACGGACGTACTGGCCGAGCAGGTTTTCGTACCCATGCCGCCCGCCGACTATCAACCCGGGTACGTCGCCGAACTCGAACGCGCCTTCGCCGCGCACGCCGATGAACTCGCCGCCGTCATCATCGAGCCGGTGGTGCAGGGCGCGGGCGGGATGCGCTGGCACGACCCCCGCTACCTCACCGATCTGCGCCGACTCTGCGATACCCACGGCATCCTGCTGATCTTCGACGAGATCGCCACCGGTTTCGGCCGCACCGGCGAGTTTTTCGCCGCCGACCACGTCGGCGTCAGCCCCGACGTGATGTGCGTCGGCAAGGCCATCACCGGCGGCTACCTCACCCTGGCCGCCGCCCTGTGCACCGCGCGGATCGCCGAAACCATCAGCGCCGGTCACGGCGGCCTCATGCACGGCCCCACCTTCATGGGCAACCCGCTGGCCTGCGCGGTCGCGACCGCCTCGATCGAGCTTCTGCTGCAACGAGATTGGCGCGCCGAAGTCCGTCGCATCGAATCCGAACTCCGCACCGGCCTCGCCCCCGCCGCCGCCTTGCCCGGCGTCCGCGAAGTCCGCGTCCTCGGCGCCATCGGCGTCATCGAACTCGAGCAACCCGTCGACATGCGCACCGCCACCGACGCGGCCGTCTCCGCCGGTGTCTGGCTGCGCCCGTTCCGCAACAACATCTACGCGATGCCCCCATTCATCAGCACCACCGCCGACATTGCCACCATCACCACGGGCATGCTCGCCGCGGCCGCCGCCCAACGACGCCCCGCGCCCGCTGTCGGTAGGGCCTGA
- a CDS encoding DsbA family oxidoreductase — MAVQVEIWTDINCPFCYLGKRRFEEALAGFAHRDAVEVVHRSFELDPTLAPGHSDAVIPHIAEKYGISEAQAAANERGIGTQAEAMGLDYRIEGRDFGSSFDMHRLLHFALAQGRQEALLDALYQANFADARPLFGDTERLVQVAVDAGFEDSDVRAVLADPDAYADAVRADEAEAARLGARGVPFFVIDRKYGVSGAQPPEVFTQALERAWSDHTPEIEVLGGGDDACGPEGCAVPQP; from the coding sequence ATGGCCGTACAGGTCGAGATCTGGACCGATATCAACTGTCCCTTCTGCTATCTGGGTAAGCGGCGGTTCGAGGAAGCCCTGGCGGGTTTCGCGCACCGTGACGCCGTCGAGGTGGTGCACCGGTCCTTCGAATTGGACCCCACCCTCGCCCCGGGACACAGCGACGCCGTGATCCCGCATATCGCCGAGAAATACGGCATCAGCGAGGCGCAGGCCGCCGCCAACGAGCGCGGTATCGGCACGCAAGCCGAGGCCATGGGGCTGGATTACCGAATCGAAGGGCGCGATTTCGGCAGCAGCTTCGATATGCATCGGCTGCTGCATTTCGCCCTCGCCCAGGGGCGGCAGGAAGCGCTGCTCGACGCGCTGTACCAGGCCAACTTCGCCGACGCGCGTCCGTTGTTCGGCGACACCGAGCGTTTGGTCCAGGTCGCGGTCGACGCCGGATTCGAGGACTCCGACGTTCGTGCCGTGCTGGCCGATCCCGATGCTTACGCCGACGCGGTGCGAGCCGATGAAGCCGAGGCCGCCCGGCTCGGTGCGCGCGGTGTGCCGTTCTTCGTCATCGACCGCAAGTACGGTGTCTCCGGCGCCCAGCCACCCGAGGTCTTCACCCAGGCACTCGAACGGGCCTGGAGCGACCACACACCGGAGATCGAAGTGCTCGGCGGCGGCGACGACGCCTGCGGGCCGGAAGGGTGCGCAGTTCCGCAACCCTGA
- a CDS encoding bifunctional helix-turn-helix transcriptional regulator/GNAT family N-acetyltransferase, translating to MTAVVTGASAAEIAAVRAFNRRYTEVIGVLREGLVDTQYSLTEARILFELATSGSTEAIRLRKTLGLDPGYLSRILTRFKNRGLIESSRSSSDGRRQEVRLTDRGRAEFAVLNQRSGIDVRRLLEPHPPAQRATLLRAMTTIQQILDRADETVDAPPVTIRAPKPGDYGWVIQRNAALYAAEYGWDASYETLVTKIVAEFLDSHDGSRERAWIAEAGGTPVGAVFCVAENETTARLRLLLVEPSARGLGVGSALVDECLRFATDAGYTDMVLWTNDVLSAARRIYQRAGFELVESAPHHSFGHDLIGQTWHRALGPQ from the coding sequence ATGACCGCTGTCGTCACCGGAGCGTCCGCCGCCGAAATCGCCGCGGTCCGCGCCTTCAACCGGCGCTACACCGAAGTCATCGGGGTGCTGCGAGAAGGACTGGTGGACACCCAGTACTCGCTGACCGAAGCGCGAATCCTGTTCGAGCTGGCCACATCCGGGTCGACCGAGGCGATCCGGTTGCGCAAGACGCTGGGCCTCGACCCGGGCTATTTGAGCCGCATTCTGACCCGGTTCAAGAATCGGGGACTGATCGAGAGCAGCCGCTCCAGCAGCGACGGCCGACGGCAGGAGGTGCGGCTCACCGATCGCGGCCGGGCCGAGTTCGCGGTGCTGAATCAACGTTCGGGGATCGATGTCCGCAGACTGCTCGAACCACACCCGCCGGCGCAGCGCGCGACATTGCTGCGGGCCATGACCACCATCCAGCAGATCCTGGATCGTGCCGACGAGACCGTCGACGCGCCCCCGGTCACGATCAGGGCGCCGAAGCCGGGCGATTACGGCTGGGTCATCCAGCGCAATGCCGCGCTCTACGCGGCCGAGTACGGCTGGGACGCGAGCTACGAAACCCTGGTCACCAAGATCGTCGCGGAATTCCTCGACTCCCATGACGGCAGCCGGGAACGCGCCTGGATCGCCGAGGCCGGGGGCACCCCGGTGGGCGCGGTGTTCTGTGTCGCGGAGAACGAGACCACCGCGCGGCTGCGCCTGCTGCTGGTCGAACCGTCGGCCCGCGGCTTGGGTGTGGGCTCGGCGTTGGTCGACGAATGCCTGCGGTTCGCCACCGACGCCGGGTACACCGACATGGTGTTGTGGACCAACGATGTCTTGTCCGCCGCCCGCCGCATCTACCAGCGCGCCGGATTCGAACTGGTGGAATCGGCGCCGCATCACAGCTTCGGACACGACCTGATCGGGCAGACGTGGCATCGCGCCCTCGGTCCGCAGTGA
- the bioD gene encoding dethiobiotin synthase has product MTILLITGTSTDVGKTVVTAALAAAAAAMGRSVAVCKPAQTGVLPGEPGDLAEVERLSGATRAVELARYPEPLAPDTAARRCGRPLLTLAETVAAVEALHDADLTLVEGAGGLLVRIGDFTLLDLARALGAPVLLIAAAGLGTLNHSELTTRMLAAAGVPCAGLVIGAWPDEPDLAAECNRTDLPRLTGIDLVGAIPAGAGKWDRERFRSAAPGWFQPGFAERMVGTSPGTGALTSGFDFASTAT; this is encoded by the coding sequence ATGACGATTCTCCTCATCACCGGAACCTCGACCGATGTCGGCAAGACGGTCGTCACCGCTGCTCTCGCCGCCGCCGCTGCGGCCATGGGCCGGTCGGTCGCCGTCTGCAAACCCGCCCAAACCGGTGTCCTGCCAGGCGAACCCGGCGATCTCGCGGAGGTCGAACGGCTCAGCGGGGCGACTCGCGCGGTCGAATTGGCCCGATACCCCGAGCCGCTCGCACCCGACACCGCCGCTCGTCGCTGCGGCCGGCCGCTGCTGACGCTGGCGGAGACGGTCGCCGCCGTCGAAGCACTGCACGACGCCGATCTCACCCTGGTCGAGGGCGCCGGGGGACTGCTCGTCCGGATCGGCGACTTCACGCTGCTCGACCTGGCCCGCGCGCTCGGCGCACCGGTACTCCTGATCGCGGCCGCCGGCCTGGGCACGCTCAATCACAGTGAGCTGACCACCCGGATGCTGGCGGCGGCCGGAGTTCCCTGCGCCGGACTGGTCATCGGAGCTTGGCCGGACGAGCCGGACCTCGCCGCCGAATGCAACCGGACCGATCTGCCGCGCTTGACGGGGATCGATCTGGTCGGGGCGATTCCGGCGGGAGCCGGCAAGTGGGACCGCGAACGGTTCCGGTCGGCGGCTCCGGGCTGGTTCCAGCCCGGCTTCGCGGAGCGCATGGTCGGGACTTCGCCGGGAACAGGCGCTCTGACCAGCGGATTTGACTTCGCGTCCACCGCCACGTAA
- a CDS encoding DUF2786 domain-containing protein: MGKKPNRAHRAAKQQARRAGSDFWLVHGGASPRTPEQVAHALTAAAREAARGDTAVATQFAAELAGRDPLTPQLEHGAHLAGQHVITQVFANGWLPTDVLEAARRRVDEFATSYLTDVLATYVEPYPAATIDQTWQAQLESAGAHVWWSAARPHLSQWAGQQLLTPVEALTAVIQALALLLRLPKLELIRPLPGTAPRESPDHLERVDDKALARVRGLLAKAESTSFPEEAEALSAKAQELMTKYAIDRVLVEARGLVPDLPGARRIWLDTPYLDAKALLVEVVTRANRCRAIFSDWGFTTVVGDESDLDAVELLVTSLLVQATRAMIADGDPDVRDAHSRSRSFRKSFLLAYATRIGERLAEANDATIAQTTEPERLLPVLASHRARVDKAFDTLFPMVAPKRTTIGSAAGWEAGRAAAERAHLQPR, encoded by the coding sequence ATGGGCAAGAAGCCGAATCGTGCGCATCGGGCGGCCAAGCAACAGGCGCGCCGGGCCGGTTCCGATTTCTGGCTGGTACACGGCGGGGCAAGCCCGCGGACGCCGGAGCAAGTCGCCCACGCGCTCACAGCCGCTGCCCGGGAAGCCGCGCGGGGTGACACCGCCGTCGCCACACAGTTCGCCGCCGAACTCGCAGGCCGCGATCCGCTGACACCACAGCTCGAACACGGCGCGCACCTGGCTGGGCAGCACGTCATCACCCAAGTCTTCGCGAACGGCTGGCTCCCCACCGACGTCCTCGAGGCCGCCCGCCGCCGGGTCGACGAATTCGCGACGAGCTATCTCACCGACGTGCTGGCTACCTACGTCGAGCCCTACCCTGCCGCCACGATCGACCAGACCTGGCAGGCTCAACTCGAATCGGCGGGAGCCCACGTCTGGTGGTCCGCGGCGCGACCGCACCTGAGCCAGTGGGCCGGCCAACAGCTCCTCACGCCGGTCGAGGCCTTGACCGCGGTCATCCAGGCACTGGCCTTGCTGCTGCGATTGCCGAAGTTGGAACTCATCCGGCCGCTTCCCGGCACAGCACCTCGCGAATCCCCGGACCACCTCGAGCGTGTCGACGACAAGGCACTGGCGCGCGTCCGCGGGCTGCTCGCCAAAGCCGAATCCACCTCCTTCCCCGAGGAGGCGGAGGCGTTGTCCGCCAAGGCCCAGGAGCTGATGACCAAATACGCCATCGATCGCGTACTGGTGGAAGCGCGCGGCCTCGTCCCCGACCTGCCCGGGGCTCGCCGCATCTGGCTCGACACGCCCTACCTCGACGCCAAAGCCCTCCTGGTCGAAGTGGTCACGCGGGCGAACCGCTGCCGAGCTATTTTCTCGGACTGGGGCTTCACCACGGTTGTCGGCGATGAATCCGACCTGGACGCGGTCGAACTCCTGGTCACCTCCCTGCTCGTCCAGGCCACCCGAGCCATGATCGCCGACGGCGACCCGGATGTCCGCGACGCGCACTCCCGCAGCCGCTCGTTCCGCAAGTCGTTCCTGCTCGCCTACGCCACCCGTATCGGCGAGCGCTTGGCCGAGGCCAACGACGCCACGATCGCGCAGACCACCGAACCGGAACGACTGCTGCCGGTGCTGGCCTCCCATCGCGCCCGCGTCGACAAGGCTTTCGACACGCTGTTCCCCATGGTCGCGCCCAAACGCACGACGATCGGAAGCGCTGCCGGGTGGGAAGCCGGCCGCGCCGCCGCCGAGCGGGCTCACCTCCAGCCCCGCTGA
- a CDS encoding SCO6745 family protein, protein MSVAAAVSEQIQRAGGSFMFSREAKDFAASTGVEGFLGGYVRGRGGVLGEVDADVVYSAFGFLPLSTIRSGWDSTAAIPAAKAAEGYLGACQDFGRRKLASFEAAPRLAELLEAVVLAADSAGAALFAGWRAMPLAADAPARVLHLAHTLRELRGGLHLMAIRASGLTPLEAVVIKGSPFNDGPGQAAWFGWQPPFPEITPDVRARWDRAEALTDEMISPAFAVLDAEAGAELVALVSACHDTIFAPR, encoded by the coding sequence ATGTCGGTGGCGGCTGCGGTAAGTGAACAGATTCAGCGTGCCGGAGGAAGCTTCATGTTCTCCCGGGAGGCCAAGGATTTCGCGGCGAGCACCGGTGTGGAGGGTTTCCTCGGCGGGTACGTGCGTGGGCGCGGCGGTGTGCTCGGTGAGGTAGACGCCGATGTGGTGTACTCGGCATTCGGCTTCCTCCCGCTGTCGACCATCCGTTCAGGCTGGGATTCGACCGCGGCCATTCCGGCCGCGAAGGCCGCCGAAGGCTATCTGGGTGCCTGCCAAGATTTCGGGCGGCGCAAGCTGGCGTCCTTCGAGGCCGCGCCCCGGCTGGCGGAGCTACTGGAAGCCGTTGTGCTGGCAGCCGATTCGGCGGGCGCCGCGCTGTTCGCCGGCTGGCGCGCGATGCCGCTGGCCGCGGACGCACCCGCCCGGGTACTCCACCTGGCCCATACCTTGCGCGAACTGCGCGGTGGACTGCATCTGATGGCGATCCGCGCGAGCGGTTTGACACCACTGGAGGCAGTGGTGATCAAGGGGTCGCCCTTCAACGACGGCCCGGGCCAGGCGGCCTGGTTCGGCTGGCAGCCGCCCTTCCCCGAGATCACGCCGGACGTACGGGCACGTTGGGATCGAGCCGAGGCTCTCACCGACGAGATGATCAGCCCGGCATTCGCGGTACTCGACGCGGAGGCGGGTGCGGAACTCGTCGCTCTCGTATCCGCTTGCCACGACACGATATTCGCCCCGCGCTAG
- a CDS encoding SRPBCC domain-containing protein, protein MATTTIGKHVNAPRSAVYRLLVDAEAVRTWQVPTGMSSEVHEFDPREGGRFRISLTYDDATGTGKTTAQTDTHHGRFITLVPDEQVVQIVEFETDDPTMGGEMIIALSLADADDGGTDIIAIHENLPAGVDPEQNELGWRLSLAKLAALAETGRVP, encoded by the coding sequence ATGGCGACCACCACGATCGGCAAGCATGTGAATGCGCCCAGGTCGGCTGTCTACCGTCTGCTGGTCGACGCGGAAGCAGTCCGGACATGGCAGGTTCCGACCGGAATGTCGAGTGAGGTACACGAGTTCGACCCCCGCGAGGGCGGCCGCTTCCGTATCTCCCTCACCTACGATGACGCCACCGGCACGGGCAAGACCACCGCGCAGACCGACACCCATCACGGCCGCTTCATCACCTTGGTCCCCGACGAACAGGTGGTGCAGATCGTCGAGTTCGAAACGGACGATCCCACGATGGGTGGCGAGATGATAATCGCCCTCTCTCTGGCCGACGCCGACGACGGCGGCACCGACATCATCGCCATCCACGAGAACCTGCCCGCCGGTGTCGATCCCGAGCAGAACGAACTCGGCTGGCGCCTCTCGCTCGCCAAACTCGCCGCCCTCGCCGAAACCGGCCGCGTCCCCTAG
- a CDS encoding ABC transporter ATP-binding protein → MKRVFGFRERPATAGPRAIRDGAGVTAKALACAAGKRPVVTDVAFDIAPGEVVGIVGPNGSGKSTLLRVLAGVQRPLHGRVLVGGTALHDLSPRQRAKTVAMVAQDERPPADLRAGEVVALGRTPYLPPWGAGSPREQQAIDEALAAVDLAGFADRPVHRLSGGERQRVLLARALVQDTPVLLLDEPTNHLDITHQLELLALTRTLNRTVIMALHELSLADRYCDRILVLHNGIAHPLAAPETALRPEVLETVFGVRAIRVPHPETGESHLLITPTASV, encoded by the coding sequence ATGAAGCGCGTCTTCGGTTTCCGCGAACGCCCCGCGACCGCGGGACCGCGGGCGATCCGCGACGGTGCCGGTGTGACCGCGAAAGCATTGGCGTGTGCCGCGGGGAAACGGCCCGTCGTCACCGATGTCGCGTTCGACATCGCACCCGGGGAAGTGGTCGGCATCGTCGGCCCGAACGGCAGCGGCAAGTCGACGCTGCTGCGCGTACTCGCGGGGGTGCAGCGGCCGCTGCACGGCCGGGTCCTCGTGGGCGGTACCGCGCTGCATGACCTTTCACCACGACAGCGAGCGAAGACCGTCGCCATGGTCGCCCAGGACGAGCGCCCGCCCGCGGATCTGCGCGCGGGTGAAGTCGTGGCGCTGGGCCGCACGCCGTATCTTCCACCGTGGGGGGCAGGGTCTCCCCGAGAGCAGCAGGCTATCGACGAAGCCTTGGCCGCAGTCGATTTGGCCGGTTTCGCCGACCGTCCGGTGCATCGCCTCTCCGGCGGCGAACGACAACGGGTGCTGCTGGCTCGCGCACTGGTGCAGGACACCCCGGTGCTCCTGCTCGACGAGCCGACCAATCATCTCGACATCACCCATCAGCTCGAATTGCTCGCGCTGACACGGACTTTGAACCGTACCGTGATCATGGCCCTGCACGAGCTGTCGCTGGCCGATCGTTACTGCGATCGGATCCTGGTGCTGCACAACGGCATCGCCCACCCACTCGCGGCGCCGGAGACCGCGCTGCGTCCCGAGGTCCTCGAGACCGTGTTCGGCGTACGCGCCATTCGCGTCCCGCACCCGGAGACCGGCGAGTCGCACCTCCTGATCACCCCGACCGCGTCCGTGTGA
- a CDS encoding DUF1206 domain-containing protein yields the protein MSTMAGKNSQAERIAQHPTFERFARAGYVMTGVVHLIIGYIALRLAFGEGGGTADQSGAMAEVAAQPGGVFVLWVAVIAFVLLALWRLAEAFFGSASKPDHADKKHEAFRRGKAFALTIVYLAFAFTALSFARGAGKSSSSESRSWSARLMESTGGKVLLVLIALVIIGVGGYHLYKGASKKFLKDLQGGVSQLVRRMGMTAYIVKGLAIAAIGVLLIVATFHSKPDEVSGLDGALKTLGAQPYGVILLVVAALGIIVYGLYSFVMARFAKM from the coding sequence ATGAGCACCATGGCAGGCAAGAACTCCCAGGCGGAGCGGATCGCCCAGCACCCGACTTTCGAGCGCTTCGCGCGAGCCGGTTACGTGATGACCGGCGTTGTTCATCTGATCATCGGCTACATCGCGCTGCGCCTCGCCTTCGGCGAGGGCGGCGGCACCGCGGACCAATCCGGTGCGATGGCGGAGGTGGCCGCCCAACCGGGCGGTGTCTTCGTATTGTGGGTCGCCGTAATCGCTTTCGTGCTGCTGGCACTGTGGCGTCTTGCCGAGGCGTTCTTCGGGAGTGCCTCCAAACCCGACCACGCCGACAAGAAGCACGAGGCGTTCCGGCGCGGGAAAGCCTTCGCGCTGACCATCGTGTACCTCGCCTTCGCGTTCACCGCGTTGAGCTTCGCGCGTGGCGCCGGCAAGTCCAGCAGCAGCGAAAGCCGTAGTTGGAGTGCGCGTTTGATGGAGAGCACCGGAGGCAAGGTCCTGCTGGTGCTGATCGCGCTGGTCATCATCGGCGTCGGCGGCTACCACCTCTACAAGGGCGCCAGCAAGAAGTTCTTGAAGGATTTGCAGGGCGGCGTGAGCCAGCTGGTGCGCCGGATGGGCATGACCGCCTACATCGTGAAGGGTCTCGCCATCGCCGCGATCGGCGTGCTGCTGATCGTCGCGACCTTCCACTCCAAGCCGGACGAGGTGTCCGGTCTCGACGGCGCGCTGAAGACGCTCGGCGCACAGCCCTACGGTGTGATTCTGCTGGTCGTGGCCGCCCTCGGGATTATCGTCTACGGCTTGTACAGCTTCGTCATGGCGCGGTTCGCGAAGATGTAG
- a CDS encoding ABC transporter substrate-binding protein: protein MRNSLRVLAATALTATLAACGNPAPAAGTLTVRNCDADVQFPAKAQRMFVNDGNLISMALALGAQEQVVAVSSIQRDAETLRKHYGDVVDSLKSVAPQYPSRETVLAQRPDVMLAGWNYGYDETKNLTPAALRNDGVAAYVLTESCRQPGAGARGIVEPWSALRTDLDNLGAITGRTGRAAELIADLDRRLAALQAAPRPEREPAVFLFDSASDTIFSSGRYGAPQAILTAAGARNILDDVDDTWTKVSWERLAASDPDAIMFVDYPEQTFAQKVDLLRGKPGINQLRAVTEGRFLNLPYALWTSGPLNIDAAEQIRKQLERWNLVPASTVTARTDDAVR, encoded by the coding sequence ATGCGGAACTCCCTCCGAGTGCTTGCCGCCACCGCGCTGACCGCCACCCTGGCAGCCTGCGGGAACCCGGCACCCGCCGCCGGAACTCTGACCGTCCGCAACTGCGACGCCGACGTCCAGTTCCCGGCGAAAGCGCAGCGGATGTTCGTCAACGACGGCAATCTGATCTCCATGGCTCTCGCGCTGGGCGCGCAGGAGCAAGTGGTAGCGGTGTCGAGCATCCAGCGGGATGCCGAAACGCTGCGCAAGCACTACGGCGACGTCGTGGACAGCTTGAAATCGGTTGCCCCGCAGTATCCCTCGCGCGAGACCGTGCTCGCGCAGCGGCCCGACGTCATGCTGGCGGGCTGGAACTACGGCTACGACGAGACCAAGAACCTCACGCCCGCGGCGCTGCGGAACGACGGCGTGGCCGCCTACGTCCTCACCGAAAGCTGCCGCCAGCCGGGTGCGGGCGCCCGCGGCATCGTGGAGCCGTGGTCGGCGCTGCGCACCGACCTCGACAATCTCGGCGCGATCACCGGCCGCACCGGCCGTGCCGCCGAACTCATCGCCGATCTGGACCGGCGGCTCGCCGCCCTGCAAGCCGCGCCGCGGCCCGAGCGCGAACCCGCCGTCTTCCTGTTCGACAGCGCCAGCGACACCATCTTCTCCAGCGGCAGATACGGTGCGCCGCAAGCCATCCTGACCGCGGCGGGCGCCCGCAACATTCTCGACGACGTCGACGACACCTGGACCAAGGTCTCCTGGGAGCGGCTCGCGGCTTCGGACCCCGACGCGATCATGTTCGTCGACTACCCCGAGCAGACCTTCGCCCAGAAAGTGGACCTGCTGCGCGGCAAACCCGGCATCAATCAACTCCGCGCCGTCACCGAGGGTCGCTTCCTGAACCTGCCCTACGCCCTGTGGACCAGCGGCCCGCTCAATATCGATGCCGCCGAACAAATCCGCAAACAGCTGGAACGCTGGAACCTGGTCCCGGCCTCCACAGTCACCGCGCGGACCGACGACGCCGTTCGCTGA
- a CDS encoding 8-amino-7-oxononanoate synthase, with amino-acid sequence MTTDPLSWLDERADARVSAGLRRALRPRQPQSPSIDLASNDYLGLVHHPAVIEGSVESVRRWGTGSTGSRLVTGTTVEHEQLEAELAEFVGAESGLAFSSGYTANLGVVTALAGRGALVVSDAGSHASLVDACRLSRARVEIAPHCDVEAVDRLLAARSEERALVLTDSVFSADGDLAPLADLHRVTRANGAVLIVDEAHGIGVRGDGGRGLVQEVGLAGEPDLIVTATLSKAFAAQGGVVLSSERVRAHLIDAARTFIFDTGLAPASVGAARAALALLRREPEMASRVLERAADIARIAGVPAPPSAVVSVVLGKAQVAFDAAQACRARGLEVGCFRPPSVPEGTSRLRLTARANLTPVELDTIASVLGAVLAEARGLAAVPA; translated from the coding sequence GTGACTACCGATCCGCTGAGCTGGTTGGACGAACGGGCCGACGCGCGGGTGAGCGCGGGGTTGCGGCGTGCGCTGCGGCCGCGGCAGCCGCAGTCGCCGTCCATCGACCTGGCCTCCAACGACTATCTGGGACTTGTTCACCACCCCGCCGTGATCGAGGGTTCGGTCGAATCCGTGCGGCGGTGGGGGACCGGGTCCACCGGCTCCCGGCTGGTGACCGGCACCACCGTCGAGCATGAACAGCTCGAGGCCGAATTGGCCGAGTTCGTCGGTGCGGAATCCGGACTTGCCTTCTCCTCGGGCTACACCGCGAACCTCGGTGTGGTGACTGCGTTGGCCGGGCGTGGCGCGCTGGTTGTTTCCGACGCCGGGAGCCACGCCTCTCTTGTCGACGCATGCCGTCTCTCCCGCGCCCGCGTGGAGATCGCTCCGCACTGTGATGTCGAGGCAGTCGATCGGCTGCTGGCAGCTCGGTCCGAGGAACGCGCGCTCGTCCTCACCGACTCGGTGTTCAGCGCCGATGGCGACCTGGCCCCACTCGCCGACCTGCACCGCGTAACTCGCGCGAACGGCGCGGTCCTGATCGTCGACGAAGCGCACGGTATCGGTGTGCGCGGTGACGGCGGCCGCGGACTCGTGCAAGAGGTAGGTCTCGCCGGCGAACCCGACCTGATCGTCACCGCCACGCTGTCCAAAGCGTTCGCCGCCCAGGGTGGCGTGGTCCTGTCCAGCGAGCGGGTCCGCGCGCACCTGATCGACGCGGCGCGCACTTTCATCTTCGACACCGGTCTCGCACCGGCCTCCGTCGGCGCGGCGCGTGCGGCGCTGGCTCTGCTGCGCCGGGAACCGGAGATGGCGTCCCGCGTTCTGGAACGCGCGGCGGACATCGCACGAATCGCGGGAGTTCCAGCGCCGCCGTCGGCGGTGGTGTCGGTGGTGCTCGGTAAGGCGCAGGTCGCTTTCGATGCCGCTCAGGCCTGCCGCGCGCGCGGCCTCGAGGTCGGCTGCTTCCGCCCGCCTTCGGTTCCCGAGGGCACTTCGCGGCTGCGTCTCACCGCCCGCGCCAACCTCACCCCCGTCGAACTCGACACCATCGCTTCCGTACTCGGGGCGGTGCTGGCCGAGGCTCGCGGCCTGGCAGCGGTGCCCGCATGA